TCAAGTGATTGATCAGGTATTGACTCAGAGgatttattatcattacttACGGATTCCTTTTTTACAGAAGCTGGTGATGTGAAGTCTAAGCTATACTCGGTTAAATCTTTGCTTGAACTCTCTGATTTTgttgtttcatttttgttgttgttataaCTGCTTAGATTCGTAATTTTCGACGAAGGTGTTTGGATATCGAGTTGTTGTGTAGAATGTTTTGTGGTCTCCACATCAGTTTTCTCTTCAGCACAAGGTACTCCGGTTgcgttaaaaacaattttgtctAAGGGACTTGGAGGTTTAATTTCCGCATATGATGTTGATTCACTATtgcttagatttttatttgcttcAGGAACTTGTAAACTTATGGtaggattttttaaattagagcCATTATCATGTACATTTGAATATGTAACATTGTGAGAACTTTGATTTGTTAGTATATGCTCACTTGGAATATATTCTGAACTTGTTTTTCCTCGCGTGGAGTCACTCGAAGTGTCAGTATCGGAATTATCGAGCTGTAATCGTAAATGCagcttatttttttcatcGGAAGAATTATCTGAGTTGGAATTGCTCAAACTTGTAGTGGAATCTTCATGAACAATATATGTGTTATTTTGCTCATcttttaaagtgttttcgCTTCTTTTAACATGTCTCTCATTATGTGCAAAAGTTTTTGTCTGCTGttggaaaacattttttatgagaGTAACTAAAACTGGttctttattattgttacgTTTTAGCTTCAGTTTTTCGAGCAACAATTTAGTTCCCTCGTAAGTATACTCTTTTCCTTGACGTGATTCTgacatataaacaaacaacgtGTTTTTGAGATTACAATACTCAAGAAATTCATGAATTAAGGAAAGACAGAAGATACCTTCGGGTAATTTCAATATACTGTCTAAACTAACGTTCTGTTTAATGTTTTCACATTCATCTTCAAAAACTAAGAAGATGTTTGCTCTCAGTAAAGCGCGAATTTTGGCAAGTGATCCGTTCTTCTCTAATGCTTCGACCACTAAGTCACGTAGTTCTGTGTCTTCAGATTGAGCCATAGTTAATACAGTTATTTCATGAcactttttattgaatttaattaaatgcttc
This sequence is a window from Papilio machaon chromosome 3, ilPapMach1.1, whole genome shotgun sequence. Protein-coding genes within it:
- the LOC106710342 gene encoding dentin sialophosphoprotein; translation: MAQSEDTELRDLVVEALEKNGSLAKIRALLRANIFLVFEDECENIKQNVSLDSILKLPEGIFCLSLIHEFLEYCNLKNTLFVYMSESRQGKEYTYEGTKLLLEKLKLKRNNNKEPVLVTLIKNVFQQQTKTFAHNERHVKRSENTLKDEQNNTYIVHEDSTTSLSNSNSDNSSDEKNKLHLRLQLDNSDTDTSSDSTRGKTSSEYIPSEHILTNQSSHNVTYSNVHDNGSNLKNPTISLQVPEANKNLSNSESTSYAEIKPPSPLDKIVFNATGVPCAEEKTDVETTKHSTQQLDIQTPSSKITNLSSYNNNKNETTKSESSSKDLTEYSLDFTSPASVKKESVSNDNKSSESIPDQSLDYSPKIQENFDQKSITTPDSISTSDVADIFSDKSNSSQHKNIDKNSTYSNKSKSISNYSKKSYHDSIKFLDDDFGEFSESPIPSLSNLSLDIHSD